From Pseudomonas putida, one genomic window encodes:
- a CDS encoding glutamate/aspartate ABC transporter substrate-binding protein, translating to MRIVRQLLGAAIAAAVIASPAMAEELTGTLKKIKDSGTITLGHRDSSIPFSYLAGKPEPVGYSHDIQMAVVDALKKRLGTDIKVRYNLVTSQTRIPLVQNGTVDLECGSTTNNVERQQQVAFSVGIFEVGTRLLTKVKDGQPSYKDFTDLGGKNVVTTAGTTSERILKAMNADKQMKMNVISAKDHGEAFNMLESGRAVAFMMDDALLAGEMAKARKPADWVITGTPQSYEIYGCMMRKGDESFKKAVDDAIVGYFKSGEVNKSYEKWFMQPIPPKGLNLNFQMSDELKKLIAEPTDKAADEKKS from the coding sequence ATGCGTATCGTTCGTCAATTGCTGGGCGCCGCCATCGCGGCCGCTGTGATCGCTTCGCCGGCCATGGCCGAAGAACTGACTGGCACCCTGAAGAAGATCAAGGATTCGGGCACCATCACCCTGGGCCACCGCGACTCCTCCATCCCGTTTTCCTACCTGGCCGGTAAACCCGAGCCTGTGGGCTACTCCCACGACATCCAGATGGCCGTGGTCGACGCCCTGAAGAAGCGACTGGGCACCGACATCAAGGTCAGGTACAACCTCGTCACCTCCCAGACCCGCATCCCGCTGGTGCAGAACGGCACCGTCGACCTTGAGTGCGGCTCCACCACCAACAACGTCGAGCGCCAGCAGCAAGTCGCCTTCTCGGTGGGCATCTTCGAAGTCGGCACGCGCCTGCTGACCAAGGTCAAGGATGGCCAACCCTCCTATAAAGACTTTACCGACCTGGGCGGCAAGAACGTGGTGACCACCGCCGGCACCACCTCCGAGCGCATCCTCAAGGCGATGAACGCCGACAAGCAGATGAAGATGAACGTGATTTCCGCCAAGGACCACGGTGAAGCCTTCAACATGCTCGAAAGCGGCCGCGCCGTGGCCTTCATGATGGACGATGCCCTGCTGGCCGGTGAAATGGCCAAAGCGCGCAAGCCTGCGGACTGGGTCATCACCGGCACGCCGCAGTCTTACGAGATCTACGGCTGCATGATGCGCAAGGGTGACGAAAGCTTCAAGAAAGCCGTCGACGATGCCATCGTGGGTTACTTCAAATCCGGCGAGGTCAACAAGAGCTACGAGAAGTGGTTCATGCAGCCGATCCCGCCTAAAGGTCTGAACCTCAACTTCCAGATGAGCGATGAACTGAAAAAGCTGATCGCCGAGCCGACCGACAAGGCCGCGGACGAGAAGAAATCCTGA
- a CDS encoding sensor histidine kinase: protein MKCDPSLLLPAKPAVKSRLIRQLLLPPLIILLMVGLGLAGYLISESNGIRALSENGERQLELHARTVESEISKYTYLPSLLELEDSVSHLLTDPDGGSRQAVNEYLEGLNRRSRSRAIFVLDTNGRVQATSNWRDADSFLGEDLSFRAYFQTAVRGEPGRFYGIGSTTGEAGYYLAHGLEEHGKIIGVAVIKVRLDTLEERWQRARLEAFVSDENGIIILSSDPARRLKSVRPMTPQIKERLARSLQYYWWPLNELQPLARETLADGVEKLTFPANSETAHGKPHEVAYLAQTRRLVDTPWHFTLLTPLQDLRRESMVQGILVGVAFALLAILGIAWNERRKVIATRLAAREALEEANSQLERRIAERTADLRASNERLKGQIRERRHAEQTLRHAQDELVQAGKLAAIGQMSTSIAHELNQPLAALRTLSGNTVRFLERGALDTASTNLRTMNELIDRMGRITASLRSFARRGDDRGQASLAKAVEATLQVLATRISGCHLKLHSQFDDLQLAIDQTRLEQILVNLIGNALDAMATQPAPELWLEGELQGDKYRLRVRDNGHGIDDEARKHLFEPFFTTKPGEHGLGLGLTLSASLAAAAKGSLNVEHPVSGGTAFVLTLPLVSPPNEPAELP, encoded by the coding sequence ATGAAATGCGACCCCTCGCTTCTTCTCCCTGCCAAGCCTGCCGTGAAATCCCGCCTGATCCGCCAATTGCTGCTGCCGCCCCTGATCATCCTGCTGATGGTCGGGCTGGGCCTGGCTGGCTACCTGATCAGCGAGAGCAACGGCATACGCGCCCTGAGTGAAAACGGCGAGCGCCAGCTGGAGTTGCACGCGCGTACGGTCGAAAGCGAAATCAGCAAGTACACCTACCTGCCGAGCCTGCTGGAGCTCGAAGACAGCGTCTCGCACCTGCTCACCGACCCCGACGGCGGCTCACGCCAGGCCGTCAACGAATACCTCGAAGGCCTCAACCGCCGCAGCCGCAGCCGGGCCATCTTCGTGCTCGATACCAATGGCCGGGTACAGGCCACCAGCAACTGGCGCGATGCCGACTCGTTCCTCGGTGAAGACCTGTCTTTCCGCGCCTATTTCCAGACCGCCGTGCGCGGCGAGCCGGGCCGTTTCTACGGCATTGGCAGCACCACCGGCGAGGCCGGTTATTACCTGGCCCACGGCCTTGAAGAACACGGCAAGATCATTGGCGTGGCGGTGATCAAGGTACGCCTGGACACCCTGGAAGAGCGCTGGCAGCGCGCCCGCCTGGAAGCGTTCGTCAGCGACGAAAACGGCATCATCATCCTCTCCAGCGACCCGGCGCGGCGCCTGAAGTCGGTGCGCCCCATGACCCCGCAGATCAAGGAGCGCCTGGCGCGCAGCCTGCAATATTATTGGTGGCCGCTGAACGAGCTGCAGCCGCTGGCCCGTGAGACGCTGGCCGATGGCGTAGAGAAACTGACGTTCCCGGCCAACAGCGAAACCGCCCACGGCAAACCGCATGAGGTGGCCTACCTGGCGCAAACCCGGCGCCTGGTGGATACCCCCTGGCATTTCACCCTGCTCACTCCCCTGCAGGACCTGCGCCGCGAGTCGATGGTGCAAGGCATTCTGGTAGGCGTGGCGTTCGCCCTGCTGGCGATCCTGGGTATCGCCTGGAACGAGCGGCGCAAGGTGATCGCCACCCGCCTGGCTGCACGCGAAGCGCTCGAGGAGGCCAACAGCCAGCTGGAGCGGCGCATCGCTGAGCGCACTGCCGACCTGCGCGCCAGCAACGAAAGGCTCAAGGGGCAGATCCGCGAACGCCGTCATGCCGAGCAGACCCTGCGCCACGCCCAGGACGAACTGGTCCAGGCCGGCAAATTGGCCGCCATTGGGCAGATGTCCACCAGCATCGCCCACGAGCTCAACCAGCCCCTGGCGGCGCTGCGCACACTGTCCGGCAACACCGTGCGCTTTCTCGAACGAGGTGCGCTGGACACCGCCAGTACCAACCTGCGCACCATGAACGAACTGATCGACCGCATGGGCCGCATCACCGCCAGCCTGCGTTCGTTCGCCCGCCGCGGTGACGACCGCGGCCAGGCCTCGCTGGCCAAGGCAGTGGAGGCCACCTTGCAGGTGCTGGCCACTCGCATCAGTGGCTGTCACCTGAAGCTGCACAGCCAGTTCGACGACCTGCAACTGGCCATTGACCAGACCCGCCTGGAGCAGATTCTGGTCAACCTGATCGGCAACGCCCTGGATGCCATGGCAACCCAGCCGGCACCTGAGCTGTGGCTGGAGGGCGAGTTGCAGGGCGACAAGTATCGCCTGCGGGTACGTGACAATGGCCACGGTATCGATGACGAGGCGCGCAAGCACCTGTTCGAACCCTTCTTCACCACCAAACCGGGCGAACACGGCCTGGGCCTGGGCCTGACCCTGTCGGCGAGCCTTGCTGCCGCCGCCAAGGGCAGCCTCAACGTCGAGCATCCTGTCAGTGGCGGAACGGCCTTCGTTCTCACCCTGCCACTGGTGTCCCCCCCTAATGAACCGGCAGAGCTCCCATGA
- a CDS encoding amino acid ABC transporter permease — MEMDFSEIIPALPALWEGMVMTLKLMVMGVIGGIVLGTLLALMRLSSNKLLSNLAGAYVNYFRSIPLLLVITWFYLAVPFVLRWITGEDTPVGAFTSCVVAFMMFEAAYFCEIVRAGVQSISKGQMGAAQALGMNYAQTMRLIILPQAFRKMTPLLLQQSIILFQDTSLVYTVGLVDFLNSARSNGDIIGRSHEFLIFAGVVYFLISFSASWLVKRLQKRITV, encoded by the coding sequence ATGGAAATGGATTTCAGCGAAATCATCCCGGCCCTGCCCGCCCTCTGGGAGGGTATGGTCATGACCCTCAAGCTGATGGTCATGGGCGTGATCGGCGGTATCGTGCTGGGCACGCTTCTGGCATTGATGCGCTTGTCGTCGAACAAGCTGCTTTCGAACCTCGCCGGTGCCTACGTCAACTACTTCCGCTCGATCCCGCTGCTGCTGGTGATCACCTGGTTCTATCTGGCCGTGCCTTTCGTGCTGCGCTGGATCACCGGGGAGGATACCCCGGTGGGTGCCTTCACCTCGTGCGTGGTGGCCTTCATGATGTTCGAGGCCGCCTACTTCTGTGAAATCGTCCGCGCCGGCGTGCAGTCGATTTCCAAAGGCCAGATGGGCGCCGCGCAAGCACTGGGCATGAACTACGCCCAGACCATGCGCCTGATCATCCTGCCCCAGGCCTTCCGCAAGATGACCCCGCTGCTGCTGCAGCAGAGCATCATCCTGTTCCAGGACACCTCGCTGGTCTACACCGTGGGCCTGGTAGACTTCCTCAATTCGGCACGTTCCAACGGCGACATCATTGGGCGCTCCCATGAGTTCCTGATCTTCGCCGGGGTCGTCTATTTCCTCATCAGCTTCTCCGCTTCGTGGCTGGTCAAGCGCCTGCAAAAAAGGATCACCGTATGA
- a CDS encoding amino acid ABC transporter permease, with protein sequence MNYNWDWGVFFKSTGVGSETYLDWYITGLGWTIAIAISAWIIALLLGSLLGVMRTVPNRLVSGIATAYVELFRNVPLLVQLFIWYFLIPDLLPEGLQEWFKQDLNPTTSALISVVICLGLFTAARVCEQVRTGIQALPRGQEAAARAMGFSLPQIYNNVLLPQAYRIIIPPLTSEFLNVFKNSSVASLIGLMELLAQTKQTAEFSANLFEAFTLATLIYFTLNMGLMLLMRLVEKKVAVPGLISVGGK encoded by the coding sequence ATGAATTACAACTGGGACTGGGGCGTGTTCTTCAAGTCCACCGGCGTGGGCAGCGAAACCTATCTGGACTGGTACATCACCGGTCTGGGCTGGACCATCGCCATCGCCATCTCTGCCTGGATCATCGCGCTGCTGCTGGGCTCGTTGCTTGGCGTCATGCGTACCGTGCCGAACCGCCTGGTATCGGGTATCGCCACCGCCTACGTGGAGCTGTTCCGCAACGTACCGCTGCTGGTGCAACTGTTCATCTGGTACTTCCTGATACCAGACCTGCTGCCTGAAGGCCTGCAGGAGTGGTTCAAGCAGGACCTCAACCCGACCACCTCGGCATTGATCAGCGTGGTCATCTGCCTGGGCCTGTTCACCGCCGCCCGCGTGTGCGAACAGGTGCGCACCGGTATCCAGGCGCTGCCGCGCGGCCAGGAAGCTGCCGCCCGCGCCATGGGCTTCAGCCTGCCGCAGATCTACAACAACGTGCTCTTGCCGCAAGCGTACCGGATCATCATTCCGCCGCTCACCTCCGAGTTCCTCAACGTGTTCAAGAACTCTTCGGTGGCATCGCTGATCGGCCTGATGGAGCTGCTGGCACAGACCAAACAGACCGCAGAGTTTTCCGCCAACCTGTTCGAGGCGTTCACCCTGGCCACGCTGATCTACTTCACCCTGAACATGGGCCTGATGCTGCTGATGCGCCTGGTCGAGAAAAAAGTCGCCGTGCCTGGCCTGATTTCCGTGGGGGGCAAGTAA
- the metR gene encoding transcriptional regulator MetR translates to MLEIRHLKTLHALREADSLVEAAERLHLTQSALSHQFKELEERLGLPLFARKTKPIRFTSAGLRLLQLADATLPLLRSAERDIARLAGGTAGRLHMAIECHSCFQWLMPTIDQFRDAWPEVELDLASGFAFAPLPALARGDLDLVVTSDPLDLAGITYVPLFTYEAMLAVANQHPLANKPYIVPQDLLDQTLITYPVERDRLDIFTRFLEPADIEPAAVRTSELTVMMMQLVASGRGVCGMPHWALHEYSSRGYVKGKRLGEKGLFATLYAAVRTDMLDAPYMRDFLLTAKDTSFATLDGVSAVR, encoded by the coding sequence GTGCTGGAGATCCGCCACCTGAAAACCCTTCATGCCCTGCGCGAGGCCGATAGCCTGGTGGAGGCCGCAGAACGGCTGCACCTGACCCAGTCGGCACTGTCGCATCAGTTCAAGGAGCTTGAAGAACGCCTGGGCCTGCCGCTGTTCGCACGCAAGACCAAACCTATCCGCTTCACCAGTGCCGGCCTGCGCTTGCTGCAGCTGGCAGATGCCACCCTGCCGCTGCTGCGCAGCGCCGAGCGCGATATCGCCCGCCTGGCGGGGGGTACTGCCGGGCGCCTGCACATGGCCATCGAATGCCACAGCTGCTTCCAATGGCTGATGCCCACCATCGACCAGTTCCGCGATGCCTGGCCGGAAGTGGAGCTGGACCTGGCGTCAGGCTTCGCATTCGCGCCACTGCCCGCCCTTGCCCGTGGCGACCTGGACCTGGTAGTGACCTCCGACCCACTGGACCTTGCCGGCATCACTTACGTACCGCTGTTCACCTATGAAGCCATGCTCGCCGTGGCCAACCAGCACCCGCTGGCCAACAAGCCTTACATCGTGCCCCAGGACCTGCTCGACCAGACGCTGATCACCTACCCGGTGGAGCGCGATCGGCTGGATATCTTCACCCGCTTCCTGGAACCGGCCGACATCGAGCCGGCGGCCGTACGCACCTCGGAGCTGACCGTGATGATGATGCAACTGGTGGCCAGCGGCCGCGGAGTCTGCGGCATGCCGCACTGGGCGCTGCATGAGTACAGCTCGCGCGGCTATGTGAAGGGCAAACGCCTTGGCGAGAAAGGCCTGTTCGCCACGCTATATGCGGCCGTGCGCACCGACATGCTCGATGCCCCCTACATGCGCGACTTCCTGCTCACCGCCAAGGACACCTCGTTCGCCACGCTCGATGGGGTCAGCGCGGTACGCTGA
- a CDS encoding amino acid ABC transporter ATP-binding protein: protein MISIKNVNKWYGDFQVLTDCSTEVKKGEVVVVCGPSGSGKSTLIKCVNALEPFQKGDIVVDGTSIADPKTNLPKLRSRVGMVFQHFELFPHLTITENLTIAQRKVLGRSEEEATKKGLALLERVGLSAHAKKHPGQLSGGQQQRVAIARALAMDPIVMLFDEPTSALDPEMVSEVLDVMVQLANEGMTMMCVTHEMGFARKVANRVIFMDKGSIIEDCTKEEFFGDQGTRDQRTQHFLSKILQH from the coding sequence ATGATTTCCATCAAGAACGTCAACAAGTGGTACGGCGACTTCCAGGTACTGACCGACTGCAGCACCGAGGTCAAGAAAGGTGAAGTGGTGGTGGTGTGCGGCCCTTCGGGCTCGGGTAAATCCACACTGATCAAGTGCGTCAACGCCCTGGAACCGTTCCAGAAAGGCGACATCGTGGTCGATGGCACGTCGATTGCCGACCCCAAGACCAACTTGCCCAAGTTGCGCTCGCGAGTCGGTATGGTGTTCCAGCACTTCGAGCTGTTCCCGCACCTGACCATCACCGAGAACCTGACCATCGCTCAACGCAAGGTACTGGGCCGCAGTGAAGAGGAGGCGACCAAGAAGGGCCTGGCCCTGCTCGAACGAGTCGGCCTCAGCGCGCACGCCAAGAAGCACCCAGGCCAACTCTCCGGTGGCCAGCAACAACGTGTGGCGATCGCCCGCGCCCTGGCCATGGACCCGATCGTCATGCTGTTCGACGAGCCGACCTCGGCGCTGGACCCGGAAATGGTCAGCGAAGTGCTGGATGTGATGGTGCAGTTGGCCAACGAAGGCATGACCATGATGTGCGTGACCCACGAGATGGGCTTCGCCCGCAAGGTCGCCAACCGGGTCATCTTCATGGACAAGGGCAGCATTATCGAAGACTGCACCAAGGAAGAGTTCTTCGGTGACCAAGGTACCCGTGACCAACGCACCCAGCACTTCCTCAGCAAGATCCTGCAACACTGA
- a CDS encoding alpha/beta fold hydrolase, whose protein sequence is MRAFLLFFVFLLSVPASFADQRCDPHVPVQRAEAGDLSLVYQSVGAPQDPALLLVMGLGGQLIHWPDDVVQALCLQGFRVIRYDNRDVGLSRWNQQPPSANLTVELLRYKFGLPVAAPYTLTDMAGDGLRLMDALGIGQFHVLGVSMGGMIAQHMAAIAPQRVRSLTLVMSSSGAAGLPAPAPALVQLLARRSAPNREVAIEQQADLLAALGSPRVHDDRAALLQQAAVAYDRAFNPEGAKRQIMAILAEPSRVALLNQLRVPTLVVHGTADPLLPVMHGVHLAAHIRGSQLRLIPGLAHRFQEPFKAPLLGAVLPYLQSHREDVAHLAGL, encoded by the coding sequence ATGCGGGCTTTTTTGCTTTTTTTCGTGTTCCTTCTCAGCGTGCCAGCGAGCTTCGCCGATCAGCGTTGTGACCCTCATGTCCCGGTTCAACGGGCCGAGGCGGGCGATCTGAGCCTGGTTTACCAAAGTGTCGGCGCGCCGCAGGACCCTGCGTTGCTGCTGGTCATGGGGCTGGGTGGGCAACTGATCCACTGGCCCGATGACGTGGTCCAGGCCTTGTGTCTGCAAGGCTTTCGGGTCATTCGCTATGACAACCGTGACGTTGGCCTGTCGCGCTGGAACCAACAGCCGCCCTCGGCCAACCTCACGGTCGAGCTGTTGCGCTACAAGTTCGGCCTGCCGGTTGCCGCGCCCTATACGCTGACCGACATGGCCGGTGACGGGCTGCGCCTGATGGACGCCTTGGGGATTGGCCAATTCCATGTGCTGGGTGTGAGCATGGGCGGGATGATCGCCCAGCACATGGCCGCGATTGCGCCGCAGCGGGTGCGCAGCCTGACCCTGGTCATGTCCAGCTCTGGTGCGGCGGGGCTGCCGGCGCCGGCCCCAGCCCTGGTGCAGTTGCTGGCCCGGCGCAGTGCGCCGAACCGGGAAGTGGCCATCGAGCAGCAGGCTGACTTGCTGGCGGCATTGGGCAGCCCGCGGGTGCATGATGACCGGGCCGCTTTGTTGCAGCAGGCTGCGGTGGCCTATGATCGGGCGTTCAACCCGGAAGGTGCCAAGCGCCAGATCATGGCGATCCTGGCCGAGCCAAGCCGGGTAGCGCTACTCAACCAGCTGCGCGTTCCGACATTGGTGGTGCATGGTACGGCTGACCCGTTATTGCCGGTGATGCATGGGGTGCACCTGGCGGCACATATCCGTGGTAGCCAGCTGCGGCTGATCCCGGGGTTGGCACATCGTTTCCAGGAACCCTTCAAGGCACCGCTGCTGGGGGCCGTGCTGCCTTATCTGCAGTCACATCGTGAGGACGTGGCGCACCTTGCCGGGTTATGA
- a CDS encoding sigma-54-dependent transcriptional regulator, whose amino-acid sequence MLGCQQALALEDIACEGVGSAEQALERIGDDFAGIVVSDIRLPGIDGLELLNRLKARDRSLPVVLITGHGDIDMAVGAMRNGAYDFMEKPFSPERLVDVVRRALEQRGLSREVLALRRQLAEKSSLEGRIIGRSPAMEQLRELIANVADTSANVLIEGETGTGKELVARCLHDFSRRQGQPFVALNCGGLPENLFESEIFGHEANAFTGAGKRRIGKIEHANGGTLFLDEVESMPINLQIKLLRVLQERTLERLGSNQSIAVDCRVIAATKADLDSLGKSGQFRSDLYYRLNVVTLELPPLRERREDVLQLFEHFLQQSALRFDREVPTLDSQTLSRLMAHDWPGNVRELRNVAERYALGLPAFKKGPSGGASQGLGFAEAVEAFERNLLSDALQRTGGNLSQASQELGMAKTTLFDKVKKYGLG is encoded by the coding sequence CTGCTCGGCTGCCAGCAGGCGCTGGCCCTGGAAGATATCGCCTGCGAGGGGGTCGGCAGCGCCGAACAGGCGCTGGAACGGATCGGCGATGACTTCGCCGGCATCGTCGTCAGTGACATCCGCCTGCCAGGGATCGACGGCCTGGAACTGCTCAACCGCCTCAAGGCGCGCGACCGCAGCCTGCCGGTGGTCCTGATTACCGGCCATGGCGATATCGACATGGCCGTGGGCGCCATGCGCAACGGTGCCTACGACTTCATGGAGAAGCCGTTTTCGCCGGAACGCCTGGTCGACGTGGTGCGCCGCGCACTTGAACAGCGCGGGCTCTCGCGCGAAGTGCTGGCCCTGCGCCGCCAACTGGCCGAAAAGAGCAGCCTGGAAGGCCGCATCATTGGCCGCTCCCCCGCCATGGAGCAACTGCGCGAGCTGATCGCCAACGTTGCCGACACTTCGGCCAACGTGCTGATCGAGGGCGAAACCGGCACCGGCAAAGAGCTGGTCGCACGTTGCCTGCACGATTTCAGCCGACGCCAGGGCCAACCTTTTGTGGCGCTCAACTGTGGCGGCCTGCCGGAAAACCTGTTCGAAAGCGAGATCTTCGGCCACGAGGCCAATGCGTTCACCGGCGCGGGCAAGCGTCGCATCGGCAAGATCGAGCATGCCAACGGCGGCACGCTGTTCCTCGATGAAGTCGAGAGCATGCCGATCAACCTGCAGATCAAACTGCTGCGGGTATTGCAGGAGCGCACCCTGGAGCGCCTGGGTTCGAACCAGAGCATTGCGGTGGACTGCCGCGTGATCGCTGCGACCAAGGCCGACCTCGATTCGCTTGGCAAAAGCGGGCAGTTTCGCAGCGATTTGTACTACCGCCTCAATGTGGTGACCCTGGAGTTACCACCGTTGCGCGAACGCCGTGAAGACGTGCTGCAGCTGTTCGAACACTTCCTGCAGCAATCGGCGCTGCGCTTCGACCGGGAAGTACCGACACTGGACAGCCAGACCCTGTCGCGCCTGATGGCCCACGACTGGCCCGGCAATGTGCGTGAACTGCGCAACGTTGCCGAGCGCTATGCCCTGGGCCTGCCGGCATTCAAGAAAGGCCCGAGCGGTGGCGCCAGCCAAGGGCTGGGCTTTGCCGAAGCGGTCGAAGCGTTCGAGCGCAATCTGCTCAGCGATGCCCTGCAGCGCACCGGCGGCAACCTCAGCCAAGCCAGCCAGGAGCTGGGCATGGCCAAGACCACGCTGTTCGACAAAGTGAAAAAGTACGGGTTGGGCTGA